The proteins below come from a single Saccharophagus degradans 2-40 genomic window:
- a CDS encoding phytoene desaturase family protein translates to MQPAHKQRETMLIIGAGLGGLSTGCYAQMNGYKTHLLEMHEIPGGCCTSWEKGKFTFDWCVSWLLGSGPGNEMYDVWREIGGLDGKQIRHPEVFNIVTTASGDSVRFYSDPEKLEKHLCEISPEDTKLIKNFCKGLRQFIKCLKVYPFLKPVGLMKWHEKARMLASFIPHFNLIRKTISTLMTDYSANFKSPILQEAFNFILYEKHPNFPVLPFYFQLASHATHSAGVPEHGSLGLARSIEARFLKLGGKVSYNTKVEEILVENNTAVGVRLSNGEKLFADIIVSASDGYNTVMRMLKGKYLNDTYRKLYTECITKPDLVFPGYFTLFLGLEKHFAEGEYCTTYILPEELAEQLIGIRHASINVQFRNALYPELSPRNTSIIYLSYFCDIAPWRELAEGEEQVSRDFKGEHIHTLPVKRGRAYQLAKKQVANLLIDFLEKKFPGLRNAISTRDIATPLTQVRYTGNYDGSVLGWQPFVESGESLEEEVKRSGPGLPGLQNFYFSGVWATTGGLIRAATAGRHVMQFICKDDNKAFSAYVDPKAVAPTHIVLREKTPFNRQSKNITPPITPLSSRENSVASHETEPA, encoded by the coding sequence ATGCAGCCAGCACACAAACAGCGTGAAACCATGCTAATTATAGGCGCGGGCTTAGGTGGCCTTTCCACCGGTTGCTACGCACAAATGAATGGCTATAAAACGCACTTATTAGAAATGCACGAGATACCCGGAGGATGTTGTACTTCGTGGGAAAAAGGAAAGTTCACTTTTGACTGGTGTGTAAGCTGGTTACTTGGCAGCGGGCCGGGCAACGAAATGTACGACGTTTGGCGTGAAATTGGCGGGCTGGATGGCAAACAAATTCGCCACCCCGAAGTATTTAATATTGTTACCACCGCCAGCGGTGACTCGGTGCGGTTTTATTCCGACCCCGAAAAACTCGAAAAACATTTGTGCGAAATATCCCCAGAGGATACAAAGCTTATAAAAAACTTTTGTAAAGGCTTGCGGCAGTTTATTAAGTGCTTAAAGGTTTACCCTTTTCTTAAACCAGTAGGGTTAATGAAATGGCACGAAAAGGCCCGCATGCTCGCCTCGTTTATTCCACACTTTAATTTAATTCGCAAAACAATATCGACCTTAATGACCGACTATTCGGCAAACTTTAAAAGTCCAATACTGCAAGAAGCGTTTAATTTTATACTTTATGAAAAGCACCCTAACTTTCCGGTACTGCCTTTCTACTTTCAGCTCGCCTCCCATGCCACGCATTCGGCAGGTGTGCCAGAGCACGGCTCACTTGGGCTGGCCCGCTCTATAGAGGCACGCTTTCTCAAACTTGGCGGCAAGGTTAGTTACAATACTAAGGTAGAAGAAATTCTAGTAGAGAACAACACGGCTGTAGGTGTGCGCTTATCCAACGGCGAAAAATTGTTTGCCGATATTATTGTATCGGCCAGCGACGGTTACAATACCGTTATGCGTATGCTGAAGGGTAAATACCTTAACGATACCTACCGCAAGCTCTATACCGAATGTATAACCAAACCCGATTTGGTGTTCCCCGGCTATTTCACGTTGTTTCTAGGGTTGGAAAAGCATTTTGCCGAAGGTGAGTATTGCACCACTTATATTCTACCCGAGGAACTGGCCGAGCAATTAATTGGTATCCGCCACGCAAGCATCAATGTGCAATTTCGCAACGCCCTCTACCCCGAACTAAGCCCGCGAAATACCAGTATTATTTACCTAAGTTATTTTTGCGATATAGCGCCCTGGCGCGAGCTAGCCGAAGGTGAAGAACAGGTGAGTCGCGATTTTAAAGGCGAGCACATTCACACCCTGCCGGTTAAACGCGGCAGAGCTTATCAATTAGCAAAAAAACAAGTGGCCAATTTGCTTATCGACTTTTTAGAAAAAAAGTTCCCTGGCTTACGCAATGCCATATCCACACGCGATATCGCCACCCCCCTCACTCAAGTTCGCTACACAGGCAACTACGATGGCTCGGTGTTGGGCTGGCAACCCTTTGTAGAAAGCGGTGAATCGCTGGAAGAAGAAGTAAAACGCAGTGGCCCGGGCCTACCGGGGTTACAGAACTTTTATTTCTCGGGTGTGTGGGCCACTACTGGTGGTTTGATACGTGCCGCTACCGCGGGTAGGCATGTAATGCAATTTATCTGCAAAGACGATAACAAAGCTTTTAGCGCTTATGTAGACCCCAAAGCCGTAGCGCCAACCCATATAGTGCTGCGCGAAAAAACGCCTTTTAATCGTCAGTCTAAAAATATCACACCCCCAATAACACCATTGAGCAGCCGCGAAAATTCCGTTGCATCGCACGAAACCGAACCGGCTTAA
- a CDS encoding hybrid non-ribosomal peptide synthetase/type I polyketide synthase encodes MKDSNKSSSEKIAVIGIGCRFPGGANNYTEFWQKILEGKDCLVDTPANRYNAESLYSKDKAKPGKLTGGRGGYIDGFDEFDPAFFGIGPREAEYMDPQQRKLLEVSWEALEDAGQLPHSLAGKNVGVFIGGFTLDYKIVQFADLSFKGLAAHTATGTMMTILSNRISYCFDFNGPSMSVDTACSSSLVSVHLACQSLASGESSMALAGGVLLHMTPQYTITESKGGFLSPEGLSRTYDADANGYVRSEGVGVVALKRLDDALRDGDPIHSVILASGVNQDGRTKGITVPSGEAQASLIRKVCKQADVNPGELQYIEAHGTSTPVGDPIEANALGKILEEGRESGAKCYISSVKANIGHTEAAAGVAGLIKTTMALKHKIIPPHINLKTVNPALNIDEQPFEIPRVATPWPEHKGPARAGVNSFGFGGTNAHVILEEAPAQAFPSKRANPNYAILPLTARDPADFPTMVANMRDAIISNQENPRFLHDAGFTLSHKRQQLEHSLAFVYKNKDELLQHMDNFIANEANPNIVAGTVLDTSDKKLVWVFTGMGPQWWGMGKQLFEQEPVYRKVIEACDKEMRKHADWSLIEELNKSEDESNMADTWLAQPANFALQIALAAMWRAQGIEPDAIVGHSAGEAAAFYEAGVYSLEDAVAVIIHRSRLQHKLNNTGGMLAVSLTEQDALARIKAYGNKVSIAAINSPTAMTLAGDVDALQEVEQSLKQAEVFCKFLAVNVPYHSAKMDVIKDELFKELATIRPKQTKLPLYLTGRNAKAEGPELDAAYWWDNVRYSVRFKDAIDNIAKDGFSLFLEIGPHPVLTHSVLECLAARQITGNIVPSIRRLEDEPARFMQSLAMLHNLGLKINWQPQYGGGVITTLPTYPWKKDRYWVESKSVAQVRLGHSAHPLLGRRLASASPAWETLLDIEQQPYLSDHRIQGNVLFPAAGYVEMAAQAMKDLTGDTAAVIADINLLKALYLPEADTKAVQFNFDADSARFTVTTMPNGEQDPVIHASGCLRTSQTQRTLNTLDLKAIQARSSSALNTEKCYASLTSMGYHYGPAFQPIENVWIGENEALARIVPSELLGENANNHHFHPALMDACFQVLLTTEIPLAQQQGEQTGIRLPLTIKEIRTQNVGSQPIWAHAQITQRTADEVIGNITIYDDHKKPLGVIQGFRAANVETVSSQVGLATIDSWLTEVNWIEAPVKAVEDTTTEGCTLVFGDAQSPLVAAVVKTFKLRNQPYCVVSAGEQFNFQPELNKATVQANNQADLETLISSIEANTKCEAILYLWQLDAPQLESCELEQLDASHSYNTYPLITLAKALGAIKNNARLIVATRSAQAVSTTDIPQPLPAAAWGAGRVLWFQELVDNRGKLVDLDQHHADSDTHTAHIEADQLLHELISQDEAEVAWRNNQRFCARLQPATNLSRPLPLRLRTDGCYLVTGALGALGRLVCQTLVKRGARRIILMGRTAIPPRKEWHKVDPTSAIASHIEFIQQLEANGAEAILAPVDVTNEHSISSWLADFKEQGRPPIRGVFHLAGQVRDTLIAEMQPETYNAAYNPKVLGSYLLHRHLAAEPLDHFVMFASVASLLTTAGQTNYAAGNAFLDVLAHHRRAQGLPGLAIDWGPWATGMIEELGLIDHYRNSRGMSSLSPEAGMDVLERVMGQNHAQLMVNTVIDWPLFTAWYPTLPPLIVDLAAQQKEAQGETDQGAFIDRFKQADESQRFALLSEHFTHVVSDVLRIKTELVTAESSLNDLGLDSLLAIELRARIQRDMKVALPVVTLLSGTVVNELINKINTNLLEQISNDTVATATENKVVEYTDENEFPLSQNQTALWFLKHLNPDGYAYNIGGAVEVRTDLQPELMFEAVRELIRRHPLLRANFAQKNGQALQFISPEPLEDIALVDVEGREWNDIYNMIIEDYRKPYDLAYDSLMRFRLYRRGDNQWVIMKAVHHIISDAISTFTFIDELLALYESKRRNDPITLPPLKARYLDFCNWQNRFLASAEAQRMQDYWLAHLPEEIPVLNLPLDKPRPPVQTNNGASQFFTLDKHLTARVQEFANQQGMTVFMVLISAYYALLNRYSGQENIIVGSPVLGRTEPEFAQLYGYFVNPLPLHADLSGEPSTIKLLEQVQQTVLNGLDNQEYPFVNLVDKLGLQHDPSRSAVFQAMFILLAHKVSTEQYGYKLDYIELPEEEGQFDLTLSVYEDMADGRFHCVFKYNTDLFFPETMERLTQHYQSLLTAMLECPDKPISKLDMLSDAEKTYLLDIWSGKTQKITENKTIIDLIDGHSASGKDAVVLPNEMGKARKATYAELTAKSNRLAHNLQNMGIGKGSIVALCLPKSPELIMTLLGVLKAGAAYLPLDPDYPADRISYMLNHAKVNLALVDNHTQTRLSEWQGKALTLADKSLSTITKTSRLAAASHDDLAYVIYTSGSTGKPKAVQVTHGNLAAIYQGWEQHYKLKTEVSVFAQMASFSFDVFAGDLVRALCSGGKLVLIERDVLFNTANLYETFVNEKVDCVEFVPAVVRGLMNYCESQNKRLDFIRLLIVGSDVWTVEEMRRLRALCQTEKGNNNRVVNSYGLSEATIDSTYFEGDLDKYENGKVVPIGRPFSNCEVYILDAYQQPTPIGVPGELWIGGEAVTNGYFAAPELTAQRFVTLELNNRATRLYRTGDLAQWDTYGTLHLLGRADNQVKVRGHRIEVGEIEAQLKTHSNVAQAVITLHKDSRQEAQLCAYCVPRKDSLDIKDLRQHLGSILPTYMIPARFMVIDELPLSPNGKVDLKALPEPSIDKSQEIIEPPVTLYEIRMAEHWKALLGLEQVGLQQDFFEVGDSSVKLIELIYHLQTEFNIALSVSQLFKISTLYGMAKTLENIIIGRESGAQPYLMFNQHNSASERKIFCFPPAGGHGLVYRNLAQQMQDHTLISFNYLTGDDKVERYANLITQQQPLGPYTLFGYSLGGNLAFEIAKLLEARGHVVANVVIMDSYRTAKEFNFGEQHLAEFEKELSEHLRKHVGSEIVATETLEQARDYIGFSSRTPNIGTVNAAITVISDEDKLVFYASGEEGSWHGCATQVTVLKGAGKHADMLDEQYVEKNAQLALSVLEGSEEYVA; translated from the coding sequence ATGAAAGATTCAAACAAGAGCTCAAGCGAAAAGATTGCAGTTATAGGTATAGGTTGCCGCTTTCCAGGTGGGGCAAATAATTACACGGAGTTTTGGCAAAAAATTTTAGAGGGTAAAGATTGCTTAGTGGATACGCCTGCAAATCGCTACAACGCCGAGAGCCTATACAGTAAAGACAAAGCCAAACCAGGAAAATTAACCGGTGGACGCGGTGGTTACATAGATGGCTTTGACGAATTTGATCCCGCTTTTTTTGGCATTGGCCCACGCGAAGCAGAATACATGGACCCTCAGCAAAGAAAGCTGTTAGAAGTTTCGTGGGAAGCGCTCGAAGATGCGGGCCAATTGCCGCACTCGCTTGCAGGTAAAAACGTAGGTGTATTTATTGGTGGCTTCACTCTAGATTACAAAATTGTACAGTTTGCCGACCTAAGTTTTAAAGGCCTCGCCGCGCACACCGCCACCGGCACGATGATGACCATTTTATCTAACCGTATTTCGTACTGTTTTGATTTTAATGGGCCGAGTATGTCTGTCGATACCGCTTGTAGCTCTTCGTTAGTATCCGTGCACCTTGCTTGCCAAAGCTTAGCTAGCGGCGAAAGTAGCATGGCGTTGGCGGGCGGCGTGCTGCTACATATGACACCCCAATATACGATAACCGAATCGAAAGGTGGCTTCCTTTCGCCCGAAGGTTTATCGCGCACCTACGACGCAGATGCCAATGGTTATGTGCGTTCCGAAGGCGTTGGCGTTGTAGCGCTTAAACGCTTAGACGATGCACTGCGCGATGGCGACCCTATTCACTCCGTCATTTTGGCTAGCGGTGTTAACCAAGATGGCCGCACAAAAGGTATTACCGTTCCCAGTGGTGAAGCGCAAGCAAGCTTGATTCGCAAAGTGTGCAAACAGGCGGATGTAAACCCTGGTGAATTGCAATATATAGAAGCGCACGGCACTTCTACCCCAGTGGGCGACCCAATCGAAGCCAATGCGCTGGGTAAAATATTAGAAGAAGGGCGCGAGTCTGGGGCCAAGTGCTACATCAGCTCTGTAAAAGCAAACATAGGCCATACCGAAGCCGCTGCCGGCGTGGCAGGGTTAATAAAAACCACCATGGCCCTCAAACACAAAATTATTCCACCTCATATAAATTTAAAAACCGTAAACCCCGCTTTGAATATAGATGAACAACCTTTTGAAATACCGCGCGTGGCCACTCCTTGGCCAGAACACAAAGGCCCTGCCCGCGCTGGTGTTAACTCCTTTGGTTTCGGCGGCACCAATGCCCATGTTATTTTAGAAGAAGCACCTGCGCAGGCTTTTCCGTCAAAGCGTGCCAACCCCAATTACGCCATATTGCCACTTACCGCTCGCGACCCTGCAGACTTCCCCACCATGGTTGCCAATATGCGCGATGCAATAATTAGCAACCAAGAAAACCCACGCTTTTTACACGATGCCGGTTTTACCCTCAGCCATAAGCGTCAGCAGTTAGAACACAGCCTCGCATTTGTTTATAAAAATAAAGATGAATTGCTCCAGCATATGGACAACTTTATTGCCAACGAGGCCAACCCCAACATTGTTGCTGGCACGGTATTAGATACTAGTGATAAAAAATTAGTGTGGGTGTTCACCGGTATGGGGCCGCAATGGTGGGGTATGGGTAAACAGCTATTTGAACAGGAACCGGTATACAGAAAAGTGATTGAAGCCTGCGATAAAGAAATGCGCAAACATGCAGATTGGTCGTTAATAGAAGAATTAAACAAAAGTGAAGACGAATCCAACATGGCCGACACTTGGCTCGCACAACCTGCAAACTTTGCATTGCAAATTGCACTGGCGGCAATGTGGCGCGCTCAAGGCATAGAGCCCGATGCAATTGTCGGCCACAGTGCGGGTGAGGCAGCAGCATTTTACGAAGCAGGTGTATACAGCTTAGAAGATGCGGTAGCCGTTATTATTCACCGCAGTAGGTTACAGCATAAATTAAATAATACCGGCGGCATGCTGGCAGTAAGCTTAACCGAACAAGATGCACTCGCTCGCATCAAGGCTTATGGCAACAAAGTTTCTATTGCCGCTATAAACAGCCCAACCGCAATGACATTAGCAGGCGATGTAGATGCACTGCAAGAAGTAGAGCAAAGCCTTAAACAAGCAGAAGTATTTTGTAAATTTTTAGCCGTAAACGTGCCCTATCACAGCGCTAAAATGGATGTAATAAAGGACGAACTGTTTAAAGAGCTAGCCACCATTCGGCCCAAACAAACAAAGCTACCCCTTTACCTAACAGGAAGAAACGCCAAAGCAGAAGGCCCAGAATTGGATGCCGCCTACTGGTGGGACAACGTACGCTATAGCGTGCGCTTTAAAGATGCGATCGACAATATTGCCAAAGACGGCTTTAGTTTATTTTTAGAAATTGGCCCGCACCCAGTATTAACTCACTCGGTATTAGAATGTTTAGCTGCACGGCAAATTACCGGTAACATTGTTCCCTCTATTCGCCGCTTAGAAGACGAGCCCGCACGCTTTATGCAGTCGCTGGCCATGCTGCACAACTTGGGTTTGAAAATAAATTGGCAACCCCAATACGGCGGCGGCGTTATTACCACGCTACCCACCTACCCCTGGAAAAAAGACCGCTACTGGGTAGAGTCAAAATCGGTAGCGCAAGTGCGGTTAGGGCACAGCGCGCACCCGCTTTTAGGCCGACGTCTCGCCAGCGCATCCCCCGCATGGGAAACATTGCTAGATATAGAACAACAACCTTACCTTAGCGATCACCGCATTCAAGGCAACGTGCTATTCCCAGCGGCTGGGTATGTTGAAATGGCAGCGCAAGCAATGAAAGATTTAACCGGCGATACTGCAGCGGTTATTGCCGACATCAACTTGCTAAAAGCCCTTTACTTACCAGAAGCAGATACCAAAGCGGTGCAATTTAATTTCGATGCAGACTCAGCCCGCTTCACCGTGACTACCATGCCCAACGGAGAACAAGACCCCGTTATTCACGCCTCTGGTTGTTTGCGCACCAGCCAAACGCAACGCACATTAAACACGTTAGACCTAAAAGCTATTCAAGCGCGCAGCAGCAGCGCACTTAACACCGAAAAATGTTACGCCTCACTAACAAGTATGGGCTATCACTACGGCCCAGCTTTTCAACCCATAGAAAATGTATGGATAGGCGAAAACGAAGCGTTAGCGCGGATAGTGCCATCAGAACTACTTGGCGAAAATGCCAACAACCATCATTTTCACCCAGCACTCATGGACGCCTGCTTCCAAGTGTTACTCACAACCGAAATACCTTTAGCGCAACAACAAGGCGAGCAAACAGGTATTCGCTTACCCCTTACCATTAAAGAAATACGCACACAAAACGTTGGCAGCCAACCCATTTGGGCGCACGCTCAAATCACTCAGCGCACCGCGGATGAAGTGATTGGTAACATAACTATTTACGATGATCACAAAAAACCGCTAGGTGTAATACAAGGCTTCCGCGCCGCCAACGTGGAAACCGTTTCCAGCCAAGTGGGTTTGGCTACCATTGATAGTTGGCTGACTGAAGTCAATTGGATTGAAGCCCCCGTTAAAGCTGTAGAAGACACAACAACAGAAGGCTGCACATTGGTTTTTGGGGATGCACAAAGCCCACTTGTAGCAGCGGTAGTGAAAACATTTAAACTGCGCAATCAACCCTACTGCGTGGTGAGTGCAGGCGAACAATTTAATTTTCAACCAGAGTTAAACAAAGCAACGGTACAAGCTAACAACCAAGCGGATTTAGAGACATTAATTAGCTCTATAGAAGCTAACACTAAATGCGAAGCTATTTTGTACCTGTGGCAACTCGATGCACCGCAACTAGAAAGCTGCGAACTCGAACAGTTGGATGCGAGCCACAGCTATAATACCTACCCACTAATTACCCTAGCAAAAGCGCTTGGCGCTATTAAAAATAATGCGCGCTTAATTGTGGCAACGCGCTCTGCACAAGCAGTAAGTACTACCGATATTCCACAACCCCTACCTGCTGCAGCGTGGGGCGCAGGCCGCGTACTTTGGTTCCAAGAGTTGGTAGATAACCGCGGTAAACTGGTAGATCTCGATCAACACCACGCAGACTCAGACACGCACACTGCGCACATTGAGGCCGATCAATTACTCCACGAATTAATTTCGCAAGATGAAGCCGAAGTTGCGTGGCGTAACAACCAGCGCTTCTGCGCGCGCTTACAACCCGCCACTAACCTTTCGCGGCCACTCCCTTTGCGTTTGCGCACAGACGGCTGTTATTTAGTTACCGGCGCACTGGGTGCTTTAGGGCGTTTAGTTTGCCAAACGTTAGTTAAACGCGGCGCACGGCGCATTATATTAATGGGCCGCACTGCAATTCCCCCTCGCAAAGAATGGCACAAAGTAGACCCAACCAGTGCAATTGCCAGCCACATAGAATTTATTCAACAGCTTGAAGCCAATGGCGCTGAAGCAATACTCGCACCGGTAGATGTAACCAACGAGCACAGTATTAGCAGCTGGTTAGCCGACTTTAAAGAACAAGGCCGCCCACCTATTCGCGGTGTATTCCATTTAGCAGGCCAAGTTCGCGATACATTAATTGCCGAAATGCAACCAGAAACCTATAACGCCGCTTACAACCCAAAAGTACTGGGCAGCTATTTATTACATCGCCATTTGGCCGCAGAACCGCTCGACCATTTTGTAATGTTCGCTTCGGTTGCCTCTTTACTTACCACCGCCGGTCAAACCAACTACGCGGCCGGTAACGCATTCCTTGATGTACTGGCTCACCACCGCAGAGCACAAGGCTTGCCAGGCTTGGCAATAGACTGGGGCCCATGGGCAACTGGCATGATTGAAGAGTTAGGTTTAATCGACCACTACCGCAATAGCCGCGGTATGAGCTCGCTTTCGCCCGAAGCCGGTATGGATGTTCTCGAGCGTGTAATGGGCCAAAACCATGCGCAGCTCATGGTAAACACCGTTATCGATTGGCCGTTGTTTACCGCTTGGTACCCCACCTTACCACCGCTGATAGTCGATTTAGCCGCTCAGCAAAAAGAAGCCCAAGGTGAAACGGATCAAGGCGCGTTTATCGATCGCTTTAAACAAGCCGACGAAAGCCAACGCTTTGCTTTGTTAAGTGAACACTTCACTCATGTTGTGTCTGATGTACTGCGAATAAAAACGGAATTAGTGACGGCAGAAAGCAGCCTTAACGATTTGGGTTTAGATTCTTTACTCGCCATCGAACTGCGCGCACGTATACAGCGCGATATGAAAGTTGCACTGCCTGTAGTTACATTGCTTTCCGGCACCGTGGTGAATGAATTAATTAATAAAATTAACACCAATTTACTCGAACAAATTAGCAACGATACTGTAGCAACAGCCACCGAAAATAAAGTGGTTGAGTACACCGACGAAAACGAGTTCCCCTTAAGCCAAAACCAAACTGCGCTGTGGTTCCTTAAGCACTTAAACCCAGATGGCTACGCCTACAATATCGGCGGTGCAGTGGAGGTGCGCACAGACCTACAACCCGAACTTATGTTTGAGGCCGTGCGCGAGCTTATTCGCCGCCACCCATTACTGCGCGCCAACTTCGCGCAAAAAAATGGCCAAGCCCTGCAGTTTATTTCACCAGAGCCGCTAGAAGATATCGCGCTGGTAGATGTTGAAGGCCGCGAGTGGAACGACATCTACAACATGATCATTGAGGATTACCGCAAGCCATACGACCTAGCTTACGACTCGCTTATGCGCTTTAGGCTCTATCGCCGCGGCGACAATCAATGGGTAATAATGAAAGCCGTGCACCACATTATTTCCGACGCGATATCTACATTTACGTTTATCGACGAATTGCTAGCCCTGTACGAAAGCAAACGTCGCAATGACCCAATTACACTGCCACCGCTAAAAGCGCGTTATTTAGATTTTTGCAATTGGCAAAATCGCTTCTTGGCCAGCGCCGAGGCCCAGCGTATGCAAGACTACTGGTTAGCGCATTTGCCAGAAGAAATACCTGTTTTAAATTTACCTTTAGATAAACCGCGACCACCTGTACAAACCAATAACGGCGCATCGCAATTTTTTACTTTAGATAAGCACCTTACCGCACGTGTACAAGAATTTGCTAACCAACAGGGTATGACCGTATTTATGGTCTTAATCTCTGCTTACTATGCGCTGCTAAATCGTTACTCGGGCCAAGAGAATATTATTGTAGGCAGCCCAGTACTAGGTCGCACAGAACCAGAATTTGCCCAGCTGTATGGCTACTTTGTAAACCCGCTGCCCCTGCACGCCGATTTAAGTGGCGAGCCTTCCACCATTAAATTGTTAGAGCAAGTGCAACAAACGGTGCTAAACGGCTTAGACAACCAAGAATACCCGTTTGTAAATTTGGTGGATAAACTCGGTTTGCAGCACGACCCCAGCCGCTCCGCGGTATTTCAGGCCATGTTTATTTTGTTGGCCCACAAGGTATCTACTGAACAGTACGGCTACAAACTCGACTATATCGAATTACCGGAAGAGGAAGGTCAGTTCGATCTTACCTTATCGGTATACGAAGATATGGCCGACGGCCGCTTCCACTGTGTATTCAAGTACAACACAGATTTGTTTTTTCCAGAAACAATGGAACGCCTAACCCAACACTATCAATCTTTATTAACGGCCATGCTCGAATGCCCAGACAAACCTATTTCTAAATTAGACATGTTAAGCGATGCGGAGAAGACCTACTTGTTAGATATTTGGAGCGGTAAAACGCAAAAAATTACTGAAAATAAAACCATTATTGATTTAATCGATGGCCATTCGGCTAGCGGAAAAGATGCCGTAGTACTACCCAATGAGATGGGTAAAGCGCGTAAAGCTACTTACGCAGAGCTTACCGCTAAATCTAATCGCCTCGCGCACAACTTACAAAATATGGGAATAGGTAAGGGCTCTATCGTGGCCCTGTGCTTACCTAAATCGCCAGAGCTAATAATGACCTTGTTAGGTGTACTTAAAGCGGGCGCGGCTTACTTACCTCTCGACCCCGACTACCCAGCTGATCGTATCAGCTACATGCTTAACCACGCCAAAGTGAATTTAGCCTTAGTGGACAATCACACCCAAACGCGACTTAGTGAATGGCAAGGCAAGGCGCTTACATTAGCCGATAAATCACTTTCAACAATAACCAAAACAAGCCGCTTAGCCGCAGCAAGCCATGATGATCTAGCCTATGTTATTTACACATCGGGCTCTACCGGTAAGCCCAAGGCAGTACAGGTTACGCATGGCAACCTTGCAGCAATTTACCAAGGCTGGGAACAACATTACAAACTTAAAACCGAAGTAAGTGTGTTTGCCCAAATGGCTAGTTTTTCGTTCGATGTATTTGCCGGCGACCTAGTGCGCGCCCTGTGCTCTGGTGGCAAGTTGGTGCTGATAGAGCGCGATGTACTATTCAACACTGCCAACCTGTACGAAACCTTCGTCAACGAAAAAGTGGACTGCGTAGAATTCGTACCCGCAGTGGTGCGCGGGTTAATGAATTACTGCGAAAGCCAAAACAAACGTTTGGATTTTATTAGATTATTAATAGTTGGCTCAGATGTTTGGACAGTAGAAGAAATGCGCAGACTCCGCGCCCTGTGCCAAACAGAAAAAGGCAACAATAATCGGGTAGTTAACTCTTATGGGTTAAGCGAAGCCACTATCGATAGTACCTATTTCGAAGGCGATTTAGATAAATACGAAAACGGTAAAGTCGTGCCGATCGGCCGGCCCTTTAGTAACTGCGAAGTGTATATTTTAGATGCCTATCAACAGCCTACTCCTATTGGCGTACCCGGTGAGCTATGGATAGGTGGCGAGGCGGTTACCAACGGTTATTTCGCTGCACCAGAGCTAACAGCACAACGCTTCGTTACCTTAGAGTTAAACAACCGAGCAACACGCTTATACCGCACCGGTGATTTAGCGCAATGGGATACCTACGGTACGCTGCACCTTTTAGGTCGTGCAGACAATCAAGTAAAAGTACGCGGCCATCGCATTGAAGTAGGCGAAATAGAAGCGCAATTAAAAACCCACAGCAATGTTGCACAAGCGGTTATCACACTACACAAAGACTCCCGCCAAGAGGCACAACTATGCGCTTATTGTGTACCGCGTAAAGACTCACTCGATATAAAAGACCTGCGTCAACATTTAGGTAGTATTCTGCCCACCTATATGATTCCTGCTCGGTTTATGGTTATTGATGAGCTACCTCTTAGCCCTAACGGCAAGGTCGACCTCAAAGCATTACCAGAGCCCAGCATAGATAAGTCGCAAGAAATTATTGAGCCACCAGTCACCCTGTACGAAATACGTATGGCAGAACACTGGAAAGCGTTATTGGGTTTAGAGCAGGTGGGCTTGCAACAGGACTTCTTCGAAGTGGGTGACAGCTCGGTAAAACTTATCGAGCTTATTTATCACCTACAAACAGAATTCAATATTGCGCTTTCGGTAAGCCAGCTGTTTAAAATATCTACCCTGTATGGCATGGCCAAAACCCTAGAGAATATTATTATTGGCCGCGAAAGTGGTGCGCAACCTTATTTAATGTTTAATCAACACAATTCAGCTAGCGAGCGAAAAATCTTCTGCTTCCCGCCCGCCGGTGGCCACGGCTTGGTTTATCGTAATCTTGCACAACAAATGCAAGATCACACACTTATCTCGTTTAACTATTTAACCGGTGATGACAAAGTAGAACGCTATGCCAACCTGATTACACAGCAGCAGCCCCTAGGGCCTTACACTTTGTTTGGCTACTCGTTAGGTGGCAACCTCGCTTTCGAAATTGCTAAATTGCTAGAGGCGCGCGGTCACGTTGTTGCCAACGTGGTAATTATGGATTCCTATCGAACAGCCAAGGAGTTTAATTTTGGAGAACAACACCTCGCCGAGTTTGAAAAAGAATTAAGTGAACATTTGCGCAAACACGTGGGGTCAGAAATAGTAGCGACTGAGACTTTAGAGCAAGCGCGCGACTACATTGGCTTTTCTAGTCGCACACCGAATATTGGCACTGTTAACGCTGCTATTACGGTTATTTCTGATGAAGATAAGCTCGTGTTCTACGCATCGGGTGAGGAAGGTTCCTGGCATGGCTGTGCTACACAAGTAACTGTATTGAAAGGCGCAGGTAAGCACGCCGACATGCTAGATGAACAATACGTAGAGAAAAACGCACAACTTGCACTCTCTGTACTAGAGGGGAGCGAAGAATATGTTGCTTAA